GCCGGTGGTTTCGGCCACAGTGGTCGCTAGAGCACCATCAGATAAGTAGCGATAACCAAATCGGCGAGAGCGCCTGAAAAGAGCACCTCAACACCGTCGAATGAAACGCCGTTAAAACGTGAGATCGAGCGTTTAACGAATGACCAACGCATTGGGTGGGCTGGCCACGCCTTGGCGAAGGTTCAACGGTGCCGAGGTGAAGAACCCCTCATAGGTGCCGGTAGCCGCGCAATCATCTGCTAGTGCATCCAGCTCGAAAAGTTCACCAATGGGAATGCCCAGAAGCGGCAGAATCCGCTGGTGAATGAACAGCTCCACGCTGGCACCTGGTCGGCCGCGAATGGCAGCAATTTCATCGGCACTATGTAGGGCACCCGGAGGCCACACCTCAAGTGAAGGGTTGTCGGCTGCCACCGCCGCCACGTGCAGATCCCACAGCATCTGAGCGGTGCTTTCGTCGGGGTGAAGCCCCGGGTTGGTATGAGATGGGCCCATAGCTTGGCGCTCGTCTTGGCTAAGTTGGCGGTACCACCCCAACCAACCGGTACGGATTAATAAAACATCACCTACCTGCGGCTGGGTGCCTTGGCTCTCTAGTGTGGCCAACACCTCTTCGGCGGTAATGGGGTCAGCTTTGGTGTGATCAATTGGGCGGCCCTGAGCGTCACGCCATAGGGCGACATCGGCCAGAATGGCACGTCCAGCCAAGCCTCGTTCCGCCCATGCGTCTATACCGTGAAAGCCTTCCGCGGCACCGCTGTACCAGCCATGGAGTGGATGGCGGATATGGCGAAAGCCATCCCACTGCGACGAGCCCTGCGTATTCCACCCGTGCAGCACGTCATCGTGGCTCGGGCCATCATCACCACCAGTCACCTCGTGGGTAAAGGGTTGACGATTAAAAAGCGGCGGATCGGGCGTGGCCATATCGGCGTTAAGGGCGAAAACTCTGCCCAGCTTTATGAGCTCGGCCGCGGCCGTGGCGCGCTCGGGGGTTAGCAGGTTCAGACAGCCGAACCGGTCGCCTTCACCCCACATTCCCCACGATGAGCCTTGGGGCGCACCATCGACTACCGGAAGCTCAGTGTAGGAAGGCAATATGCTTCGGTCAGAAGCGACCGGCCCCACCTCATCTTGCCAGCTCATTGGTTGTGCCCCCTTAAAGTCGTTGTAGCGATAGGTTTGACTCTACGCTAGGAAACATGAGCGTGCCGTCGGACACCAGCGATGAAGTTCGTTTGGCCATTCCCGCGCATCACGAATACGGGCGGATTGCACGCATTGCTACGGCAACCTTGGCCCTACGTTTAGGGTTTTCCTACCGCGAAGTTCAAGATTTGCGCTTGGCTGTCGATGAGACACTTATTCTGCTGCTCGGCCAAGACGAACCATGGCCCGCGGTAGAAGCCAAGAAGAACACAGACGCGGGCCGGGTCGAGATTCGATTTGTGGTGACACATCACAAAATTCAGATTCGATTGGCCGCCGATTTCGCCACTCATATGACTGCGGAATCCAAAGAACGGTATGCCATGTTTATGGCCGATTTGGTCGACGAGTGGTACCTGAGTGACGACGAACGGTCATTAAGGCTGCATAAAGTACACGACGCTAGCGGGGTCGATTAGCGTTTGAGCGTGAGCAACATGCACGTTCCCCCGAGGCCCAAAAAACTACCCAGTGAACGCCTGTTTCATGGCGATAAATTTATTGACGATTACGCCTGGCTGCGCGATAAAGCAAATAGCGAAGTAATTGAGCATCTGCAGGCCGAAAACTCATACACCGCCGACATGATGGCTCACACGGTCGAGCTGCAAAACAAGCTCTTTCAGGAGATAAAAGGTCGAGTTTTAGAAACCGACCTTTCGGTACCACTGCGTTTTGGGCCCTGGTGGTACTTCGGCCGAACCACCGAAGGTGAACAATATCGACTCCACTGCCGGGTCCCAGCCGAAGGCGGCATGCTGCGAATCTCCGATGTGCCTCCCAAGATAGAAGCTGGGGTACGAGCGCTTGATGAAGAGATACTGCTAGATGAAAACCTACTAGCGGGAGATTCGGAATACTTCGCGTTGGGGGCCTTCGAGCTGAGTATCGATCATCGCTTCTTGGCTTATGCCACTGACCATGATGGATCGGAGCGCTACACGCTACGGGTGCGTGATTTGGCAACCGGTGTCGATTTGGATGACGTTATTCCTGAGGTCACCTACGGAGTTGCCTGGTCGGACGCGGCTGATTACCTCTTCTATGTGAAAGCTGACGAGGCCGAACGGCCCTATCAACTTTGGCGTCACCGCATAGGCACCGGAAGCGATGTTGACGAATGTGTCTACACCGAAGAAGACGAGCATTTTTTCTTGTCTATAGAGCGGTCTAAAGATGATTGCTATTTAGTGATGCACCTCGGATCTAAGACCACCGATGAAGTCTGGATTCTGCCTGCTGACGATCCCACGGCTTCATTCGAGGTGGTTCAGCCTCGCGAGGCCGGTGTTGAGTATTCGGTGGAACATCAAGGCGATCGGTTCCTCATTTTGACCAATGCCGACGGTGCCGAAAACTTCAAGCTCATGACGACACCGGATGATGAACCCGGACGACGTTTTTGGAGCGAACTTATTCCACACGATCCTGAGGTGAAGCTCACGGCGCTAGAGCCTTTCTCTCATCACCTGGTTCTGCATGAACGACGTGACGGCCTGTCGGCACTTCGGGTGCTTGGTTTAGATAACGGTGCCGATTACTACCTTGAACAACCAGAACAAGTGAGCACTGTTTATGCTGGTGGCAACGCCGAATACGACACTTCCGTGTTGCGTTACGGCTACACGTCGTTGGTCACGCCTTCATCCATTTTCGATGTCGACTTGGGTAGCGGCCAACGAGAATTGCGTAAACAACAGCCAGTTTTGGGTAATTACAACGCCGCTGACTACGTGACGCAACGGTTGTGGGCGTTGGCTGATGATGGCACCGAAATACCAATATCGGTGGTAGCTCGCGCCGATCGCGACTTGAGCGAGGCTGGGCCGGTTCTGCTCTATGGCTACGGCTCGTATGAAATACCCATCGACCCCAGCTTTTCTTCGGCTCGGCTGAGCTTATTAGACCGGGGTTTCGTCTTTGCTATTGCCCATATTCGCGGCGGCGGTGAAATGGGTCGTCGCTGGTATTTGGAAGGTAAAGAACTAAACAAGCGCAACACCTTCACCGATTTTGTGGCTTGTGCAAAGCACTTGATCAACCTGGGCATGACCGACCCCGCGCATCTCGCCATTAGAGGAGGGTCAGCTGGTGGGCTGTTAATGGGTGCCGTTTTGAATCTGGCCCCAGAGCTTTTTGGTGCGGTTGTGGCAGAAGTTCCATTTGTGGATGCGTTAAACACCATTTTGGATCCGTCGTTACCTCTAACGGTCACCGAATGGGAGGAGTGGGGCAACCCATTGGCGGATGCGGAGGTGTATGAATATATGAAGAGCTATTCGCCGTATGAGAATGTGGTGGATTCTCGTCTGCCAGCAGTTTTAGTAACGGCGGGGCTTAATGACCCTCGGGTTTCTTATTGGGAACCAGCAAAGTGGGTGGCCAAGCTGCGTGAACACAACCAGGGTAGCGGCCGAATCTTGTTGAAAACCGAGATGGGGGCGGGTCACCAAGGCCCATCAGGTCGTTATGATGCCTGGCGAGACGAAGCGCTGGTGTTCGCGTTTCTGATCGACACGGTTGGCACACCGGAAATTGCGAGCACCACCTAAAACTTTTTGCTTGATGACTTTTCTTCCCTACCTACCGGTAGGTAGGCTAGCTAAATGGAAGATTCAGCCCTCTTGGCCGAACTCGCTCATGTGGCCGAAGCCAATCTTGAGCGCCACATCACCGCATCTAAGCCGTGGTATCCCCACACCTTGGTGCCGTGGAGTCGCGGGCGTGATTTTGAGGCTGATTATGAATGGCACCCTGAAGAAGCCATGGTGCCAGCACCGGTGCGTGCAGCCATGTACGTGAACTTGCTGACCGAAGACAACCTGCCCTATTACTTCCGTGACATTCACCGTATGTATGGATATGGCGATGGGGCGTGGGCGGAATGGACCCGACGCTGGACAGCCGAAGAAGGACGTCACGCCATGGTGATCCGTGACTACCTGACCGTAACGCGATCCATTGACCCGGTGTGGCTCGAAGAAGGTCGTATGGCGCAAGTGCAAAGTGGCCAAGTGCCCGAGCCGCCTACCGCGAAACACGGCTTTGCGTATCTGTCTCTACAAGAATTAGCCACCCGAATTGCGCATCGCAACACCGGAAAAATGATCGACGATCGAGCTGGATACGAAGTAATGGCTCGAGTAGCTAGCGATGAAAATCACCATTTTCTGTTTTATCGCGACATGGCCAAAGCGGCACTAGAAGTTGACCCTAATGGCATGATGGCAGCCATTGCCGATGAGGTGTCCGGCTTTGCCATGCCAGGTACGGGCATTCCTAACTTTTCCGAGCATTCAAAGGCCATTGCGCAAGCCGAAATCTACGATTTAGTTCAGCATTATGAACAGATTTTGGTGCCGGTGGTGCTGCGTCATTGGGATATCGAAAACTTGACCGGGTTGGATGCGACTGGTGAAGAAGCGCGCGCCAAAGCAATCAAGTACATCTCGAAAGTTGAACGAGCAGCTAAGCGGCTAAAAAGTCGTAGGGCCGAAAAAGTCGCCCAAGTTGAAAGCTTGATGTAAGATACAGCTACAAATTATATGGCGAAAAGAATTTGTACGGATTAGACGCGTATCGTAGTACGATCTACTAAGACGCCGGACCCGCCACCGGCGCGCCAAAGCAGGCCATTTGGCCGCTTGGCGGTGTGAGGCCCCTACCCACCAGGGGCCTCACATGTTTTTGGCATTATAAGCTCGCCCCAAGCCGCTTGGGCAAGAGCGGTCGCTTAGGCAGGAGCGCTTTGGGCACCGCGCACCAATTCACCCGGTAGGGCGCCGGTGTGTTCACCATTGTGGAAAGTTTCCACACCTTTGAGAAACGTGTGTAGGTAGCCTGTCGAGCGCTGTAACATCCGCCGACCCCCAGCGGGTAGATCATGCACCACACGGGGGCGGCGCACGCCCAGGTTTTCAAAATCAATGATATTAATGTCGGCTCGGTATCCCGGGGCGAGAACCCCTCGGTCTAACAAGCCCACGGTGGCCGCGGTATCACGACATTGCCTTTGAATCAGGTACGGCAGCTCGAATCGACCCTCCGGCCGGTCACGGCCCCACCAACTAAGCAGAGTGGTAGGGAAACTACCGTCGCAAATGGTGCCAACATGGGCACCACCGTCACCCAAGCCTGGTACAGCGTGTGGGTGTGCCAACATTTCACGAACTGCATCTAGGTTGCCCCAGGCATAGTTCAGAAACGTTACGTAGAACATGGCTTTGCCCCTACCGGCTGCCAACAAATCGTAGGCGTAAGCGGCGGGGTCAACACCAGCTGCTTTGGCCCGCGCCCCAATTGAGTGGTTAGGGCCGGGTTCGTAGTTGGGTGGGTCGCCTAGTTCGTACATCCGCTCAAAACGACCTATCAACTGCCCACCGATACGGGCCTTGGCGGCCTCAACGTCTTCGTGAGCCAACACCGCGCTGCGGAACTCTTCCGATTTCATGAGTTCCGCCACCTGGGCAGCTGATTTACCAGCGGCGCGCTCCATGAATATGGGGTTGGTTAAGAACGGATGCAGCGTGTTGTCCAAGCCCAAAACCAAACCCACCGGTCGGGGTGCAACTTGGGCACGCATGGGCAAACCAAGATCATTTGACTCACTGATGAACGCCAGTGTTTCACGGAATCGTTCGGGGTCATTAGGTGCCTGAACAACCGTCATAGACAAGGGTCGACCACTGGCTTCGACCATGGCGCGCAACATTGGAAACTCGTCGGGTTCACGAGGAAAGTCGCTCACCAGTTGTAGAACGCCGCGGCCAGTCTGTCCAATGGCTCTGGCTATGCCCACTAGTTCGTCTTCGCCTGCGGTCAAAGTTGGGGTGAGATCGCCACTGGCGCTTTTATGGTTGAGCGTTCTTGAGGTGGAGAAGCCTAAAGCCCCGGCCATGATGCCTTCGGCGGCTAGGCGTGCCATTTCGCGAATGTCGTCTGCGGTGGCCGCTTCCCTCGCCGCACCGCGCTCGCCCATCACGTGCAGGCGAAGCGCCCCATGCGGCACCTGAGCCGCAAAGTCAATGTCATGCGGAATTCTCTCCAGGGCATCCAGAAACTCGGGCATCGAGTTCCAATCCCATTTCAAACCTTCCTGCAGTGCCACACCCGGAATATCTTCCACGCCTTCCATCAGGTCGATAAGGCGGTCGTGGTCGGAGTCATGGACGGGAGCGAAACCTACCCCACAGTTACCCATAACCACCGTCGTCACACCGTGATCCGAAGAAGGATCGAGCCGTGATGACCAGGTGGCCTGGCCATCGTAGTGAGCATGAATGTCCACAAAACCCGGTGCCACGATGGCCCCATCGGCATTAATTTCTTGGGTGCCGGTCCCGGTAATTTTACCGACGTCTGCGATCACACCGTCTTTGACAGCAACGTCGGCGCCACGTTCTTTTGCGCCGGTGCCATCAATTACCAAGCCGTTTCTAATTACTAGGTCATACGTCGCCATAGTGGCCCTTCCGGTTCATAGGCGTGCCCTTAATGGACTTTCACCCTAGCCGATGTGACTTGGGTAACAGCTCCAGTGTTACGGCGGCGGTGTGGCTTCTTGTGTGCACACGGTATAGATAGAGATATGACAGTGCTGGTTGACGAAGCGATTTGGCCTTGGCGTGGACTGCGGTGGGCCCACCTCGTTTCGGACGAGAGCTACGACGAACTCCATCACCTGGCGCATCAAATTGGGATGCCATATCGGGCCTTTCAAGGTGACCATTACGATGTGCACGAGGATTTACGTCTGGCGGCCATTGAAGCTGGTGCGGTGCCCACGCCGTCTCGAGCCCTGCTTAGGGCCCTGAAGTCGGCCGGGCTTCGCCGCCGCGGACCGCTAGATGCTTGGCAATGGCATTGGTGGCGACCACTAGAGCGTGAATTCGACACCGAGCAAATATCAAACTGGCTAAGCAAACCTGAAGAGCCATCTTTTTTCAAAATGCCCTTGCCCCTTGAAGCTCCACAACACCTTGGTGAGCTGGTAGCGCAGTTGCCTAATTCATCAATGCCAGCTGGCATTCTGCTGGGAGTTGGTCAGCGTCGCAGCGAGGTGATTTTTGGTGTTCACAGCGAAGATCGCCTGAATGCTACAAAAGGTGCGCTCCGGCGTTATAACGACGAGGTTTCTCTCCACTATGCCAGTGGAGAACGGGGCACCTTTATTGAACTGTTGCGGGTTTCAGCTCGGGCTATTTAACGGCGGTCGGCGTCGATGCCGACCAAAATGCAATCGAGCATATAAGTGAAATGCTCATCGGCCGAAAGTTCACCCACATACATGGCAACTCGACCCACATCGACATGGTGATGCAGCTCTGGCATCTCGGCCTTCATGTCTTCGGTCAGCTCTTCCACGTTCCAAGCATTGGAAGAATGCGTGTCGAGCAGCCCCATGCGTTCTTCCTGGTCGCATCGCGCCAACACGAAGTTCACTAGTCCAGCAAAGGCACGGGCTGCTTGGCGTTCATCCAGCCCGGCTTCAATCATTACACTGGTGGCATCGTCAATGATTCGCCACGACAGAGTTGGCGGCGCATTTTGATGCATCAAATAACCCGCCACGCCTGGGAATCGGTGAAGTTCGTCTCGCCATTCCAGAGCGTAGCTACGAATCTGTTCCGTCCAAGGTCGACCATCACGCGCAATCTGCAAATGGCGCCCCACCTGATTGACCACTAAATCTAACAGGTCACTTTTATTAGGCACATGGTGATATAGCGCCATTGGGGTCACCCCAATACGATCCGCCAATCGTCGCATGGTTACCGCTGCGAGACCTTCGGCCGATACGAGCTCTAAAGCCGTATTAACTATTTCTTCTCGACTGAGGGCGCTACGCCTTGCCTCGGCCGAGTCATCGTTAAGATCGTTGGTTTCCTGCGTGCTGGTGTTAGCCACACTTCAAACCTACCGGGTTCCACTGCCGGTACAGAAATGCCGCTGCGAAACGTCATACCAGGCCAAGTATGACTAAATTGCACACAAAGCTCTAGAGGGGGATTACCTAACCATGCAACCAGATGAAGCAACCGCCCAGATTCTTGCTGTTGTGAACTCGGCCGAAGTTGATCCGGCGGAGCGCACACCACAGACCTCACGCGAGGCGTACCGTGGTCTATCGCTAATGCTGCCCGAGGGTGCCGATGTTCTGGTGACTAACCGCAGCGTGCCTGGGCCAGCTGGTGAAATTCCTGTGCGAGTTTATACCCCCGAAGGCCAAGGCCCATTCGGCGTGCTTATGTACATTCACGGCGGTGGCTGGGTCATTGGTGATCTAGATACCCACGACCACACCTGTCGTAGTCTTTGCGATGAGGCCGGGGTCATGGTGGTGTCGGTAGATTATCGCTTGGCACCAGAAAACCCCTTCCCGGCGGCGGTCGACGATTGTTGGTCGGTGCTTGAATGGTTGGGCAGCCACGCCGGTGAACTAGGTGGAGACCCAAATCGAATAGCGGTTGGTGGTGACAGCGCAGGCGGAAACCTAAGCGCAGTATTGGCGCTAATGGCCCGCGACGCTGGCGGTCCCAAGATCAAAGCCCAGCTACTGGTTTACCCAGCGGTCGATATGACGGCGCAAAATATCGAGAAGTATCCGTCACTAACCGAGAATGCGGAAGGTTATTTGTTGACCCTCGATTCGATGGTTTGGTTTGGTGAACAGTATTTAACCGATGAACAACAACGTAACGATTGGCGGGTGTCGCCTATGTTGGCCACCAACCACGCCGAGCTACCAAGGGCTTTGGTAATCACCGCCGGATTCGACCCGCTGCGTGATGAGGGCACGGCTTATGCCAAAAAGCTGAGCGATGCTGGCGTTGAAACCGAGCATTTACATTATCCAACCACGATCCACACCATGTTTCAGCTGGGCCCGGTAATTCCCGCTGGGGCCGAAGCTATTAGTGCGGCGGCCGAACTTCTGCGTGAAACGATTGGTTCGTAAGGGCCGGCCAGTCTTTCCCGATAATCCGATCCAACGTGACGGGGCCTTAGGTTAGGCTGGCCAAATGGCTCTCATTGACCGCTCAATTCTTGAAGACGCCGAAGCGTTCTTACCGGAGGTAGTTAAGCTTCGGCGCAAACTTCACCAACATCCCGAGCTGGGCCTAGATTTGCCTTTCACCCAGGCCGCCATTATTGAAGCGCTTGAGGGTCTTCCTGTGACTATCGCCACCGGACGCCAGTTGTCATCAGTGGTGGTCGAGTTAGAAGGCAGTGGCCCTGGGCGTCGAGTTCTGTTGCGCGGCGACATGGACGCTTTGGAAATGCCAGAAGACACTGGCCTACCGTTTTCAAGCCAGGTTCCAAATGCCATGCATGCCTGTGGGCATGACGGCCATGTTTCGATGCTGGTAGGTGCGGTTCACCTCTTAGCGGCTCGTCGTGATGACTGGTCGGGCAGCGTTCGCTTCATGTTCCAGCCTGGCGAAGAAGGCTACGGTGGGGCGCCGCTCATGATTGAGGAAGGTGTTACCAAAGATGTTGATGCCGCTTTTGCGATTCATGTAACGCCGAACCTGCCGAGCGGCTGGGTGGCAACCCGTCCCGGTGCCTTGCTGGCTTCAGAAGATACCATCGCCATCACGGTTCGGGGCCGTGGCGGTCATGCTTCAACACCTCATTTGGCAGCTGATCCAGTCACAACAACGGCCGAAATAGTAATGGCTATTCAAGCCACTGTGACACGCCAAATAGACATTTTTAATCCGGCCGTGGTTACGCTGACCCAGCTCCGAGCCAGTGATGCTCCCAACGTGATTCCCGAGTCAGTCTTTTTGGGCGGTACCATCCGCACGGTTTCGGAACATACTCGAACCAAGGTTAAAGAAGCTGTCACTCGAACGGCGCTCAACGTTGCTGCCGCTCACGGGCTTGAGGCCGAGGTCAACATCAAGAGCGGTTATCCGGTTACGACTACTCATCCGGCTACAGCGGCCTTGGTACTCGAGATTGCACCTAAGGTTCTGCCAGAAGGAGGACGCGCCGTTGAAGCTCCAGCACCGACCATGGGGGCTGAAGACTGGAGCTACGTTCTGCAAGAGGTGCCAGGTGCGATGGCTTTCTTGGGTGTTTGCCCACCTGAGATTCCCGACCCGCGCAATGCTCCGGCGTGTCATTCCAACGTGATGATGATGAACGAAGATGCCATGGCGTCCGGTGTGGCTTTGCACGTAGCTATGGCCTTGCGTTTGTTAGAAGGCCCGGCTTAGAGCATTCGCGGTGCCAAGCTATCGCTCTAAGCTTCTAACGCTGTGAGTCTTTCACCGAACCGATAAGAGGAAAGCCATCTAAAGCCTGAACGGCGCAGGTTAAGGCACGATCGTCTTGTTCGGCCCAGGTCGCTTCTGTGGGGCCGAGCCACAACAGGCCGAGTTCGGAGCGCGCCAAGGTGTGACCCACGTAATCTTCAAAGGCGTCTTGGCAAATGCGTTGTGATTCAGCGTCTCGAGCCGCGTTTCCAGGGTAGGTACTTCCCTTTTCACCGGAAAGAGCCGTGGTCTTGATTACCTCTGCCAGATGAGCATCTTCACAATCAAAAATATGGACCAAGGCCAGTATGATCGGCTCTTCTTCGGCTTCTACAGCCGGGCTGAAACAGTCACCGGTGGCTAGGTCAAAGACCGATGTAACCGAATCTTCGAGTTCGTCAGAATTACCTGCTTTAGAATCTAAGACCTCGGTTCCTTCGGTGGTAAGCGCGGCTTGGTTCTGGCCTGAATCTTCGTCGTTGCGCAGAGCGTCATTTGATGAATTTGTAACGTTGGCCTCTGATTCACCGTTATCGTCGGAATTGCTTAGAAGCCTAGAAACCCCGACGAAGACCACCAGAACACTTACCAAGGTTAAGGCCCCAATGCCCAGCCACTGTTTTACGGGACGAGAGTTGGGTCGGTCTAGGTTGAGACCGCGGCGCGGTCGCCTCGACTTTTCTTCCTCCCGGTCGAGGTCGAGCGGTTCCATTTTCCGGAATACGAATGGTTCTTGAACTCCAGGTTTAGAACCTCTGGGCCCGGCGGCATTACGACGCGTTTCTCGCGCTGGACGTGTCTCGCGTGACTGCGGAGCAGCGTTGGGCCGGTGTTCTCGGCCTGGTTTTGCTTGCGGTGGGTACCAGCGACCGTTGGAGGCTTGCCACCATCCAGGGCCTTGGGATGTGTCGCTCATTTGTTGTGACGTACGTTCATGACCAGCACTGACCTAATAGTTAGACTAAACGACACTAGTGGTTCAATTGCGGAGTTCTCGTAATGCGGTCCAAATCCTAATAGGCGCTCCCAACCGTAGGATTGAACGTTCATAGATTCGTGCCGCGATACGGATCAAGAACCAGGCACCCAACAAAGTGACGAGTACTGAACCCACGATATCTACAGGTGAGGCTGCTCCTTGGGCAATTCTGGCTGGCATCACCATTGGTGCCGTGAAGGGTATGTACGACACAATCCGGGCAGCCAAACTGCTGGGATTGGGACCGACAACTCCAAGCGACACAAAATAGCCAGCTAAGAGTGTGACGGTTAGTGGAGTAACGGCGCTCTGCGCATCTTCTTGGCGGCTAACGAGCGACCCGGCGGCCGCAAACGCTACGGCATAGAAACCGAACCCCAAAATGAACCAGCCTAAGACCGACAACATGGCCGGTAATAGATCCCACGGCACTGAGACCGAAGAAAAGATCATGGCCGCGCCCAAACCTAAAATGGCAGTGGTGGTGAGCTGAGCGAGGCCCAACAAGCCAATGCCAATGACTTTGCCAGCCAGTAATGAGCGAGCCGGAACCGCCGCCAAGACAACCTCCACCACTCTCGAAGATTTTTCTTCGAGCACACCAGAAAGCACCCAGGCCCCGTAGCTGTTGATGGCAATAAAAAGTGCGATTACTCCGATTAGGGCCGCCGCAGATTGCACTGTTTCCTGATCGGACTCATCCTCCCCAACCACATCGAGCGGTTCAGACTGGAGGGCTTCGCCGATTTGGGTTGCCGTCAATCCAGCATCGGTTAAACCCGCCACCAATTGTGCTTGGCTAAAACCAATCTGAACCGTTAAGACCAATGCGTCGGGAGTGGATTCCTTAGTGTAAATACTGGCGGGGTTAACAAGAACCGCGTCGTGGTCTTCCAGCTGATCGGCGACATCGGTTTCCGGGTCAAAGTTGGCCGTGTCGGTTGCCGACAAGTGTGTAATCACTAGGTTGGCTTCTTGGCTGGTGGCAGTTTGGCCTGCCAATTCTTCAAAAGCTTCGGGTGTATTGCCAACCACCAGCAAAGACCAGGTCGGCGGTTCGTCGTCGCCAGAAAAAATGGCGGGCACAATGATTATCGCTAAGACGATTACGATTGTGATTACGGAGGAAACTTGGAAGCTGCGAGAGCCACCTCGTTGACGAATTTCGCGTTCTGCTACTAGCCACACGTTCTTCATCCGCCAACCTCCGAAACGTCGACTTCGCCGTTAACAGCCTCTACAAAAATCTCAGCTAGTGACGGTGGCTCCCAGCTAAACGAACTGACTTCACCAGCTGCTTGGGCATCGGTGAGCAAACGTCCAACCTCCACAGCACTAGACACCAGGGCTGTGGTTTCGTCAGCACGGCGTTTCAATTTCGTAGGGTTCGCAAAGCTCAAGTCCCACTCGGTTTGGGGATCAGTGAACCGTGCGGTGAGGCGCCGAACTTGGCTGGTCGCTCGAAGCTCGGCCAGAGTCCCAGCGAGTGCTTTGGCCCCACGGTGGATAATCACGATGTCATCGCAAAGCGCTTCCACCAAATCGAGTTGATGGCTAGAAAAGATAATGGTGCGTCCCCGTGCAGCTTCG
The genomic region above belongs to Acidimicrobiia bacterium and contains:
- a CDS encoding TetR family transcriptional regulator — protein: MANTSTQETNDLNDDSAEARRSALSREEIVNTALELVSAEGLAAVTMRRLADRIGVTPMALYHHVPNKSDLLDLVVNQVGRHLQIARDGRPWTEQIRSYALEWRDELHRFPGVAGYLMHQNAPPTLSWRIIDDATSVMIEAGLDERQAARAFAGLVNFVLARCDQEERMGLLDTHSSNAWNVEELTEDMKAEMPELHHHVDVGRVAMYVGELSADEHFTYMLDCILVGIDADRR
- a CDS encoding alpha/beta hydrolase, which gives rise to MQPDEATAQILAVVNSAEVDPAERTPQTSREAYRGLSLMLPEGADVLVTNRSVPGPAGEIPVRVYTPEGQGPFGVLMYIHGGGWVIGDLDTHDHTCRSLCDEAGVMVVSVDYRLAPENPFPAAVDDCWSVLEWLGSHAGELGGDPNRIAVGGDSAGGNLSAVLALMARDAGGPKIKAQLLVYPAVDMTAQNIEKYPSLTENAEGYLLTLDSMVWFGEQYLTDEQQRNDWRVSPMLATNHAELPRALVITAGFDPLRDEGTAYAKKLSDAGVETEHLHYPTTIHTMFQLGPVIPAGAEAISAAAELLRETIGS
- a CDS encoding S9 family peptidase yields the protein MHVPPRPKKLPSERLFHGDKFIDDYAWLRDKANSEVIEHLQAENSYTADMMAHTVELQNKLFQEIKGRVLETDLSVPLRFGPWWYFGRTTEGEQYRLHCRVPAEGGMLRISDVPPKIEAGVRALDEEILLDENLLAGDSEYFALGAFELSIDHRFLAYATDHDGSERYTLRVRDLATGVDLDDVIPEVTYGVAWSDAADYLFYVKADEAERPYQLWRHRIGTGSDVDECVYTEEDEHFFLSIERSKDDCYLVMHLGSKTTDEVWILPADDPTASFEVVQPREAGVEYSVEHQGDRFLILTNADGAENFKLMTTPDDEPGRRFWSELIPHDPEVKLTALEPFSHHLVLHERRDGLSALRVLGLDNGADYYLEQPEQVSTVYAGGNAEYDTSVLRYGYTSLVTPSSIFDVDLGSGQRELRKQQPVLGNYNAADYVTQRLWALADDGTEIPISVVARADRDLSEAGPVLLYGYGSYEIPIDPSFSSARLSLLDRGFVFAIAHIRGGGEMGRRWYLEGKELNKRNTFTDFVACAKHLINLGMTDPAHLAIRGGSAGGLLMGAVLNLAPELFGAVVAEVPFVDALNTILDPSLPLTVTEWEEWGNPLADAEVYEYMKSYSPYENVVDSRLPAVLVTAGLNDPRVSYWEPAKWVAKLREHNQGSGRILLKTEMGAGHQGPSGRYDAWRDEALVFAFLIDTVGTPEIASTT
- a CDS encoding acyl-ACP desaturase, with product MEDSALLAELAHVAEANLERHITASKPWYPHTLVPWSRGRDFEADYEWHPEEAMVPAPVRAAMYVNLLTEDNLPYYFRDIHRMYGYGDGAWAEWTRRWTAEEGRHAMVIRDYLTVTRSIDPVWLEEGRMAQVQSGQVPEPPTAKHGFAYLSLQELATRIAHRNTGKMIDDRAGYEVMARVASDENHHFLFYRDMAKAALEVDPNGMMAAIADEVSGFAMPGTGIPNFSEHSKAIAQAEIYDLVQHYEQILVPVVLRHWDIENLTGLDATGEEARAKAIKYISKVERAAKRLKSRRAEKVAQVESLM
- a CDS encoding amidohydrolase family protein, with amino-acid sequence MATYDLVIRNGLVIDGTGAKERGADVAVKDGVIADVGKITGTGTQEINADGAIVAPGFVDIHAHYDGQATWSSRLDPSSDHGVTTVVMGNCGVGFAPVHDSDHDRLIDLMEGVEDIPGVALQEGLKWDWNSMPEFLDALERIPHDIDFAAQVPHGALRLHVMGERGAAREAATADDIREMARLAAEGIMAGALGFSTSRTLNHKSASGDLTPTLTAGEDELVGIARAIGQTGRGVLQLVSDFPREPDEFPMLRAMVEASGRPLSMTVVQAPNDPERFRETLAFISESNDLGLPMRAQVAPRPVGLVLGLDNTLHPFLTNPIFMERAAGKSAAQVAELMKSEEFRSAVLAHEDVEAAKARIGGQLIGRFERMYELGDPPNYEPGPNHSIGARAKAAGVDPAAYAYDLLAAGRGKAMFYVTFLNYAWGNLDAVREMLAHPHAVPGLGDGGAHVGTICDGSFPTTLLSWWGRDRPEGRFELPYLIQRQCRDTAATVGLLDRGVLAPGYRADINIIDFENLGVRRPRVVHDLPAGGRRMLQRSTGYLHTFLKGVETFHNGEHTGALPGELVRGAQSAPA
- a CDS encoding DUF4031 domain-containing protein, whose protein sequence is MTVLVDEAIWPWRGLRWAHLVSDESYDELHHLAHQIGMPYRAFQGDHYDVHEDLRLAAIEAGAVPTPSRALLRALKSAGLRRRGPLDAWQWHWWRPLEREFDTEQISNWLSKPEEPSFFKMPLPLEAPQHLGELVAQLPNSSMPAGILLGVGQRRSEVIFGVHSEDRLNATKGALRRYNDEVSLHYASGERGTFIELLRVSARAI
- a CDS encoding cyclase family protein, with translation MSWQDEVGPVASDRSILPSYTELPVVDGAPQGSSWGMWGEGDRFGCLNLLTPERATAAAELIKLGRVFALNADMATPDPPLFNRQPFTHEVTGGDDGPSHDDVLHGWNTQGSSQWDGFRHIRHPLHGWYSGAAEGFHGIDAWAERGLAGRAILADVALWRDAQGRPIDHTKADPITAEEVLATLESQGTQPQVGDVLLIRTGWLGWYRQLSQDERQAMGPSHTNPGLHPDESTAQMLWDLHVAAVAADNPSLEVWPPGALHSADEIAAIRGRPGASVELFIHQRILPLLGIPIGELFELDALADDCAATGTYEGFFTSAPLNLRQGVASPPNALVIR